One stretch of Xanthomonas sp. DAR 35659 DNA includes these proteins:
- a CDS encoding DUF2306 domain-containing protein, with amino-acid sequence MDRRAPLQRTKPVTRLAWWLLWLALALFAAEFVHSVYLKYASLQSPAYAMFLTRRGWLWCHLGGGAVGLLLGALQFATQRWRRWPRLHRWVGRVYFAGMAVAMVGAVGLIATSPAPLSIRLAFSVTALVWVVTASIGLRAILRGQLLRHQRWMVRAYLATLAPVLFRLTLPTAIGLGMTPSPGLIALLLWASWVVPLSVYGVGRAVADARCRRKHLSLLPRGAGLGA; translated from the coding sequence GGTGGCTGCTCTGGCTAGCCCTGGCCTTGTTCGCCGCCGAGTTCGTCCATTCGGTCTATCTGAAGTACGCCTCGCTGCAGTCGCCGGCCTATGCGATGTTCCTGACCCGGCGCGGTTGGCTGTGGTGCCATCTGGGGGGCGGCGCGGTCGGCTTGTTGCTGGGCGCGCTGCAGTTCGCGACGCAGCGCTGGCGGCGGTGGCCGCGGCTGCACCGTTGGGTGGGGCGGGTTTACTTCGCCGGCATGGCGGTGGCGATGGTCGGAGCGGTCGGCTTGATCGCCACGTCGCCGGCGCCGCTGTCGATCCGGCTGGCGTTTTCGGTGACGGCGCTGGTGTGGGTGGTCACGGCCTCGATCGGCTTGCGGGCGATCTTGCGCGGCCAGTTGTTGCGCCATCAGCGCTGGATGGTGCGGGCCTATCTGGCGACGTTGGCGCCGGTGCTGTTCCGGCTGACGCTTCCCACGGCGATCGGGTTGGGCATGACGCCGTCGCCGGGCCTGATTGCGCTGTTGCTGTGGGCCAGCTGGGTCGTGCCGTTGTCGGTGTATGGCGTGGGCCGCGCGGTTGCCGACGCGCGTTGCCGGCGAAAGCACCTGTCGCTGCTGCCGCGTGGAGCTGGTCTCGGCGCGTGA
- a CDS encoding alpha/beta hydrolase — protein sequence MATLRNRLALCVLSTIGVAGALLPLAASAAPARGTLLKSNVLTSYTHQAIGTLLVNDQSTDQAKCDVRVAEFTYATIGVDGEPATASAALLVPGGSQCTGPFPLVSYSQGTESLRRAEQAKEIRDAKGDDTMVTHLATQGYVVVSSDYLGIGQSTYPFHPYLHAASEASSTIDALRAARQVLQRLNTPLSGKVMLTGFSQGGHAAMATQREIEAHLSDEFHLVASAPISGPYALSQTFRDSWSGHNAVGENTFGIVLASYAIVGMQHTYHNLYLDPSQVFQDPWAKQVEKLFPGNQSLTDLVLGDTLPGVDKIRQYFQPGFYKDFASNANAPFLRDLERNDLLAWTPRTPTLLCGSDNDATVPLKNATTAIAAFKARGSNQVSLLDLGSGKPSDNSAFEHLLTEDACVVAVRQQLFDKLR from the coding sequence TCCACCATCGGCGTTGCGGGTGCACTGCTGCCCCTGGCCGCGTCGGCCGCACCGGCGCGCGGCACGCTGCTCAAGAGCAATGTATTGACCAGCTACACTCACCAGGCGATCGGCACCCTGCTGGTCAACGACCAATCCACCGACCAGGCCAAGTGCGACGTGCGCGTCGCCGAGTTCACCTACGCCACCATCGGCGTCGACGGCGAGCCCGCCACCGCCTCCGCCGCGCTGCTGGTGCCGGGCGGCAGCCAATGCACCGGGCCGTTCCCGCTGGTGAGCTACAGCCAGGGCACCGAATCGCTGCGCCGCGCCGAACAGGCCAAGGAAATCCGCGATGCCAAGGGCGACGACACCATGGTCACCCACCTCGCCACCCAGGGCTACGTGGTGGTCAGCAGCGACTACCTCGGTATCGGCCAGTCCACCTACCCGTTCCACCCCTACCTGCACGCCGCGTCAGAGGCCAGTTCCACCATCGACGCCCTGCGCGCCGCGCGCCAGGTGCTGCAGCGGCTCAATACCCCGCTGTCGGGCAAGGTCATGCTGACCGGCTTCTCGCAGGGCGGACACGCCGCCATGGCCACCCAGCGCGAGATCGAAGCGCACCTGTCCGACGAATTCCACCTGGTCGCCAGCGCGCCGATCTCCGGCCCATACGCGCTCAGCCAGACCTTCCGCGACAGCTGGAGCGGCCACAACGCCGTGGGCGAGAACACCTTCGGCATCGTGCTGGCCAGCTACGCCATCGTCGGCATGCAGCACACATACCACAACCTCTACCTCGACCCGTCGCAGGTGTTCCAGGATCCGTGGGCCAAGCAAGTCGAGAAACTGTTCCCCGGCAACCAGAGCCTGACCGATCTGGTGCTCGGCGACACCCTGCCTGGCGTGGACAAGATCCGTCAGTACTTCCAGCCCGGCTTTTACAAGGACTTCGCCAGCAACGCCAACGCCCCGTTCCTGCGCGACCTGGAACGCAACGACCTGCTCGCCTGGACCCCGCGCACGCCCACCTTGCTGTGCGGTTCCGACAACGACGCCACCGTGCCGCTGAAGAACGCCACCACCGCCATCGCCGCGTTCAAGGCGCGCGGCAGCAACCAGGTGTCCTTGCTCGACCTGGGCTCCGGCAAGCCCAGCGACAACAGCGCTTTCGAGCACCTGCTGACCGAAGACGCCTGCGTCGTCGCCGTGCGCCAGCAACTGTTCGACAAGCTCCGCTGA